From Pseudomonas putida, one genomic window encodes:
- a CDS encoding RHS repeat-associated core domain-containing protein: MLFFYEKGCLAMLMDAAGAERLMRSGRLPLVLGQADCRRLIATDVSSSVLRAITGSTGDHALCYDAYGCDGVPGRAKLSLGFNGELYLPRQTVYALGNGERFYSPRLRRFCSPDKSGPFTSAGINDYAYCRGDPVNFIDPSGRAGIPTLQFLAGREVGRRSLVDFFSRETLAHNGIISYSRAAEVLAPQSMAGLDDGIGINRMVQDTAAYDPKGFAKYMKSYLPMTDKVSATAVRDVINSVERGLDSQHIQISQTLPPSARGAPKINISYTGMTEVHAVRLKAALEPYESRISQPKLPVRNYQPIPVRKSVEVMALWNETNSIRST; encoded by the coding sequence ATGCTGTTTTTCTACGAAAAAGGATGTTTGGCCATGCTGATGGATGCCGCAGGGGCTGAACGCCTGATGCGGTCTGGTCGGCTACCGCTGGTCCTGGGCCAGGCTGATTGTAGGCGATTGATAGCGACTGACGTCTCTTCATCGGTGCTCAGGGCGATCACTGGCAGCACAGGCGATCACGCGCTTTGTTACGACGCGTACGGCTGCGACGGTGTGCCTGGAAGGGCCAAACTTAGTTTGGGTTTCAATGGTGAACTTTACCTTCCGCGGCAGACGGTGTATGCGCTGGGCAATGGCGAGCGTTTTTACAGTCCCAGACTCCGGCGCTTCTGCTCTCCTGATAAGTCTGGCCCCTTTACATCGGCGGGTATTAATGATTATGCCTATTGTCGAGGAGATCCCGTCAACTTTATCGACCCGAGCGGGCGTGCTGGCATTCCTACTCTTCAATTTTTGGCAGGTCGGGAAGTGGGGCGCAGGTCCCTTGTAGACTTCTTTAGTAGGGAGACGCTCGCGCATAATGGAATAATTAGCTACAGCCGGGCGGCAGAGGTTCTAGCGCCGCAGTCGATGGCTGGGCTGGACGATGGGATTGGAATAAATCGAATGGTGCAGGATACTGCTGCTTACGACCCGAAGGGTTTTGCCAAGTATATGAAGAGCTATCTTCCAATGACGGATAAGGTATCAGCCACAGCTGTGAGAGATGTCATTAACTCCGTCGAGAGAGGGTTGGACTCTCAACACATTCAAATCTCACAGACTTTACCTCCGTCAGCACGGGGTGCTCCAAAAATCAACATTAGTTATACGGGTATGACGGAGGTGCATGCAGTCAGGCTAAAAGCGGCTCTTGAGCCGTACGAGAGTCGTATTAGCCAACCTAAACTGCCCGTTAGAAATTATCAGCCCATTCCGGTCCGGAAGTCTGTTGAAGTCATGGCCTTGTGGAATGAAACCAACAGTATTCGAAGCACGTAG
- the dbpA gene encoding ATP-dependent RNA helicase DbpA produces MLANLDALGYAAMTPIQAQSLPVILRGQDLIAQAKTGSGKTAAFGIGLLNPINPRYFGCQALVLCPTRELADQVAKELRRLARAEDNIKILTLCGGVSLGPQIASLEHGAHIIVGTPGRIQQHLDKGTLVLDGLNTLVLDEADRMLDMGFFDAIASIIGKTPSRRQTLLFSATYPAGIEQLAADFMRKPQQVKVESLHTDNQIEQRFIEIDPQQRLEAVTRVLGHYRPQSCVAFCFTKQQCEDVVAHLTAKGIVAQALHGDLEQRDRDQVLTMFANRSTSVLVATDVAARGLDIDGLDMVINVELARDAEIHVHRVGRTGRAGEKGIAVSLVAPAEGHRAQAIEALQKSPLRWDQLDSLKNKGGEPLLPVMTTLCIAAGRKDKLRPGDILGALTGDAGIPGKQVGKIAIFDFQAFVAVERALAKQAMQRLNSGKIKGRALKVRIL; encoded by the coding sequence ATGCTGGCCAACCTGGACGCCCTCGGCTATGCCGCGATGACACCGATCCAGGCCCAGAGCCTGCCCGTCATCCTCAGAGGCCAGGACCTGATTGCCCAGGCCAAGACCGGCAGCGGCAAGACCGCTGCCTTCGGCATCGGCCTGCTCAACCCGATCAACCCGCGTTACTTCGGTTGCCAGGCACTGGTTCTGTGCCCCACCCGCGAGCTTGCCGATCAGGTTGCCAAAGAGCTGCGCCGCCTGGCCCGCGCTGAAGACAACATCAAGATCCTCACCCTGTGCGGTGGGGTGTCGCTGGGCCCGCAGATCGCTTCGCTGGAGCATGGCGCGCACATCATCGTCGGCACCCCAGGGCGCATCCAGCAGCACCTGGACAAGGGTACCCTGGTGCTCGACGGGCTCAATACCCTGGTGCTGGACGAAGCCGACCGTATGCTCGACATGGGCTTTTTCGACGCCATCGCCAGCATCATCGGCAAGACCCCGTCGCGCCGCCAGACCCTGCTGTTCTCCGCCACTTACCCGGCCGGTATCGAGCAATTGGCCGCCGACTTCATGCGCAAGCCGCAGCAGGTCAAGGTCGAGAGCCTGCACACCGACAACCAGATCGAACAGCGCTTCATCGAGATCGACCCGCAACAGCGTCTGGAGGCCGTCACCCGTGTGCTCGGCCACTACCGCCCGCAGTCTTGCGTGGCATTCTGCTTCACCAAGCAGCAGTGCGAAGACGTGGTCGCCCACCTCACCGCCAAAGGCATCGTGGCCCAGGCCCTGCACGGCGACCTCGAGCAGCGCGACCGTGACCAAGTGCTGACGATGTTCGCCAACCGCAGCACTTCGGTGCTGGTAGCCACCGATGTGGCTGCACGCGGTCTGGATATCGATGGCCTGGACATGGTCATCAACGTGGAGCTGGCGCGCGATGCCGAAATCCACGTGCACCGCGTCGGCCGTACCGGTCGCGCGGGCGAGAAAGGCATTGCCGTGAGCCTGGTGGCACCGGCCGAAGGCCATCGCGCCCAGGCCATCGAGGCACTGCAAAAGAGCCCGCTGCGCTGGGACCAGCTGGACAGCTTGAAGAACAAAGGTGGCGAACCGCTGTTGCCGGTCATGACCACGTTGTGTATCGCCGCAGGCCGCAAGGACAAGCTGCGCCCGGGTGACATCCTGGGTGCGCTGACCGGTGATGCCGGCATCCCGGGCAAGCAGGTGGGCAAGATCGCCATCTTTGACTTCCAGGCCTTCGTGGCCGTGGAGCGGGCCTTGGCCAAGCAGGCGATGCAGCGGCTGAACAGCGGCAAGATCAAGGGCCGCGCCCTGAAAGTCCGCATTCTCTGA
- a CDS encoding TldD/PmbA family protein: protein MKQAFETLVGDVRAGLHAGEQFTLSYSAEQSQFVRFNHAKVRQAGEVSQASAQLRLIRDGRQAEQQVTLSGDAQLDRQRLADALQQLRQTLPLLAVDPYLRLDESAWHSHSQQAQALPDLSEVLALLEHEAGDLDLVGIYAAGPICRGFASSFGAFGWHQANSFNFDWSLFHSNGEAVKANYAGQLWSADDFSARLRQAREQLGFLGRPAVTLKPGSYRAFLAPAAMDEIAGMLCWGGFSAQALATGNSALQRLYNGDARLSPLVSFSEQVSGSLSPAFSDEGSPRLDVPLIQQGQAQQRLISARSAAEFELLANGADSYESPCALSLAAGNLANADILARLGTGLYISNLWYLNYSDLPAARMTGLTRFATFWVENGQIQGPVSTMRFDDSLYNLLGSQLEDLTCEREMILSTSTYGQRSTGSSHLPGALVKGLTLTL, encoded by the coding sequence ATGAAACAGGCTTTCGAAACCCTGGTCGGGGACGTACGCGCCGGCCTGCACGCGGGCGAGCAGTTCACCCTGAGCTACAGCGCCGAGCAGTCGCAATTCGTGCGCTTCAACCACGCCAAGGTCCGCCAGGCCGGCGAAGTAAGCCAGGCCAGCGCGCAACTGCGGCTGATCCGCGATGGCCGCCAGGCCGAACAGCAAGTGACCTTGAGCGGCGATGCGCAGCTGGATCGCCAACGCCTGGCGGATGCGCTGCAGCAGCTGCGCCAGACACTGCCACTGCTCGCCGTCGACCCTTACCTGCGCCTGGACGAGAGCGCCTGGCACAGCCACAGCCAACAAGCGCAGGCGCTGCCAGACCTGAGCGAAGTGCTGGCGCTGCTGGAGCATGAAGCCGGTGACCTCGACCTGGTCGGTATATACGCCGCGGGGCCGATCTGCCGAGGCTTCGCCAGCTCGTTCGGCGCCTTCGGCTGGCACCAGGCCAACAGCTTCAACTTCGATTGGAGCCTGTTCCACTCAAACGGCGAGGCGGTGAAGGCCAACTATGCCGGCCAGCTGTGGAGCGCCGACGACTTCAGCGCACGCCTGCGCCAGGCGCGGGAGCAGTTGGGCTTTCTCGGGCGCCCGGCGGTCACCCTCAAGCCCGGCAGCTACCGCGCTTTCCTGGCGCCGGCAGCGATGGACGAGATCGCCGGCATGCTGTGTTGGGGCGGTTTTTCCGCGCAGGCCCTGGCGACTGGCAACAGTGCCTTGCAGCGCCTGTACAACGGCGATGCGCGGCTTAGCCCGCTGGTGAGCTTCTCCGAGCAAGTCAGCGGTTCGTTGAGCCCGGCGTTTTCCGATGAAGGCTCACCGCGCCTGGATGTGCCGTTGATTCAGCAAGGACAGGCGCAGCAACGGCTGATCAGTGCCCGCAGCGCTGCTGAGTTCGAGTTGCTGGCCAATGGCGCAGACAGCTACGAATCGCCCTGCGCCCTCAGCCTGGCAGCGGGAAATCTTGCCAACGCAGACATCCTGGCGCGGTTGGGTACTGGCCTGTACATCAGCAACCTGTGGTACCTGAACTACTCGGACCTGCCGGCAGCGCGCATGACCGGGCTCACCCGCTTCGCGACCTTCTGGGTGGAAAACGGTCAGATCCAGGGGCCGGTAAGCACCATGCGTTTCGATGACAGCCTGTACAACTTGCTGGGGAGCCAGCTGGAAGACCTGACCTGTGAGCGGGAAATGATCCTGTCGACCAGCACCTATGGACAACGCAGCACTGGGTCGAGTCATTTGCCCGGGGCACTGGTCAAAGGCCTGACATTGACACTATAG
- the mdtD gene encoding multidrug transporter subunit MdtD, translating into MPERTPLDPTTARWIPWVVAIAFFMQSLDGTILNTALPAMARSLAEDPLRMQGVIIAYMLTVALLIPASGWIADRFGTKRIFFSAILLFSFGSLLCAAANSLGFLIFARVVQGLGGALMLPVGRLVVLRAYPRTELVRIMSFITIPGLLGPLLGPTVGGWLVEILSWHWIFLLNLPVGLIGCYAVWKFIPDLRGAERTRFDTPGFLLFGAAMVLITIAMEGLGELHLPHLRVMLLLFAGMACLAAYWLRAGRDPEPLFSPSLFRVRTFAIGILGNLFARLGSGALPFLVPLLLQVALGYSPAQAGMSMIPLAAAAMVAKSVARPLIERLGYRIVLTGNTVLLGLLLASLGLVDGQTPYAVLLVQLALLGAVNSMQFTAMNTVTLIDLDDASASSGNSLLSVVAQLSLSLGVACAGALLGGFTAAGNADGVDTTLGAFQLTFVTIGIMAMLAAAIFLQLSPTDGRRARRPEQHMES; encoded by the coding sequence ATGCCCGAACGCACCCCGTTGGACCCCACCACCGCCCGCTGGATCCCTTGGGTGGTGGCCATCGCTTTCTTCATGCAGTCCCTGGACGGCACCATCCTCAACACCGCGCTCCCAGCCATGGCCCGCTCGCTGGCCGAAGACCCGCTGCGCATGCAGGGTGTGATCATCGCCTACATGCTCACCGTGGCCCTGCTGATCCCCGCCTCGGGCTGGATCGCCGACCGCTTCGGCACCAAGCGCATCTTCTTCAGTGCCATCCTGCTGTTCAGCTTCGGCTCGCTGCTGTGCGCCGCCGCTAATAGCCTCGGTTTCCTGATCTTTGCCCGTGTGGTGCAGGGCCTGGGCGGCGCCCTGATGCTGCCGGTCGGGCGGCTGGTGGTGCTGCGCGCCTACCCGCGCACCGAGTTGGTGCGCATCATGAGTTTCATCACCATCCCCGGCCTGCTGGGGCCGCTGCTGGGCCCGACGGTTGGCGGCTGGCTGGTGGAAATTCTCAGCTGGCACTGGATCTTCCTGCTCAACCTGCCGGTCGGCCTGATCGGCTGCTACGCCGTGTGGAAGTTCATCCCCGACCTGCGCGGCGCCGAACGGACCCGTTTCGACACGCCGGGCTTCCTGCTGTTCGGCGCCGCGATGGTGCTGATCACCATCGCCATGGAAGGCCTGGGCGAGCTGCACCTGCCGCACCTGCGGGTGATGCTGCTGTTGTTCGCCGGCATGGCATGCCTGGCGGCTTACTGGCTGCGCGCCGGGCGCGATCCCGAACCGCTGTTCTCGCCCAGCCTGTTCCGGGTGCGCACCTTCGCCATCGGTATTCTGGGCAACCTGTTCGCCCGCCTGGGCAGCGGCGCCCTGCCGTTCCTGGTGCCGTTACTGTTGCAGGTGGCGCTGGGCTATTCGCCAGCGCAGGCCGGCATGAGCATGATCCCGCTGGCGGCGGCCGCGATGGTCGCCAAGTCCGTTGCCCGGCCGCTGATCGAGCGGCTCGGCTACCGGATCGTCCTCACCGGCAACACCGTGCTGCTCGGCCTGCTGCTGGCCAGCCTGGGGCTGGTCGACGGGCAAACCCCGTATGCCGTACTGCTGGTGCAACTGGCCCTGCTGGGCGCGGTGAACTCCATGCAGTTCACCGCCATGAACACGGTAACCCTGATCGACCTCGACGATGCCAGCGCCAGCAGCGGCAACAGCCTGCTATCGGTGGTCGCGCAGCTGTCGCTGAGCCTGGGCGTAGCCTGCGCAGGCGCACTGCTTGGCGGTTTCACCGCAGCTGGCAATGCCGATGGCGTGGACACCACCTTGGGCGCCTTCCAGCTGACCTTCGTGACCATCGGTATCATGGCCATGCTGGCGGCGGCGATCTTTCTGCAGCTGTCGCCGACGGACGGAAGGCGTGCCCGTCGTCCGGAACAGCACATGGAGTCTTAG
- a CDS encoding TldD/PmbA family protein: MFDSSALLRQRFAALRSTAELFSLRHVKQSHQALSVRRNVAEPPCFSLDEGAMLSVRINGVEAYAATADLSQAGLQRALEQAETLARQIDRHSLLDLRDQPVASARHDHVSPNFDQPVPSLADCLGLLAAESASVPKDSRLVDWQASLGLSLVEQTYLNSAGAELRHAQRFLFPGLGVTASDGQDSQSRSLGRDNFGQQGGFEIIERCGLVGAASRVADEALQLLLAPNTPSGPRDLLLMPDQMMLQIHESIGHPLEMDRILGDERNYAGTSFVNASDFGHLQYGSSLLNVTFDPTIGEELASYSFDDDGSAASKQFLIRDGLLLRPLGGALSQFRSGLDGVANSRACGWNRAPIDRMANLNIEPGDQSLEQLIGGIEHGILMRTNRSWSIDDARNKFQFGCEWGQLIENGQLKGIVKNPNYRGISAQFWRNLSAVGDRSTFQVLGTPNCGKGEPNQVVRVGHASPACVFRQIDVFGGDA; the protein is encoded by the coding sequence ATGTTCGATTCCAGCGCCCTGCTGCGCCAGCGCTTTGCTGCGCTGCGCAGTACGGCCGAGTTGTTTTCCCTACGCCATGTAAAACAGTCGCACCAAGCGCTGTCGGTTCGCCGCAATGTCGCCGAACCGCCATGCTTCAGCCTGGACGAAGGCGCCATGCTCAGCGTGCGGATCAATGGCGTGGAGGCCTATGCGGCGACTGCCGACCTGTCCCAGGCTGGGCTGCAGCGCGCCCTGGAGCAAGCCGAGACGCTGGCCCGGCAGATCGACCGGCACAGCCTGCTGGACCTGCGCGACCAGCCCGTGGCCAGCGCACGCCACGATCATGTCTCGCCCAACTTCGACCAGCCCGTCCCCAGCCTTGCCGATTGCCTGGGCCTGCTCGCCGCCGAATCGGCCAGCGTGCCCAAGGACAGCCGCCTGGTGGACTGGCAGGCCAGCCTGGGCTTGAGCCTGGTCGAGCAAACCTACCTCAACTCCGCCGGCGCCGAACTGCGCCATGCCCAACGTTTTCTGTTCCCAGGCCTTGGCGTAACGGCCAGCGATGGCCAGGACAGCCAAAGCCGCAGCCTTGGCCGTGACAACTTCGGCCAGCAGGGTGGTTTCGAAATCATCGAGCGCTGTGGCCTGGTCGGCGCGGCCAGCCGGGTAGCCGACGAGGCACTGCAATTGCTGCTGGCACCGAACACCCCCAGCGGCCCGCGCGACCTGCTATTGATGCCCGACCAGATGATGCTGCAGATCCACGAATCCATTGGCCACCCACTGGAGATGGACCGCATTCTCGGTGACGAGCGCAACTACGCCGGCACCAGCTTCGTCAACGCCAGCGATTTCGGCCACCTGCAGTACGGTTCCAGCCTGCTCAACGTGACCTTCGACCCAACCATCGGCGAAGAGCTGGCCAGTTACAGCTTCGATGACGACGGCAGTGCCGCCAGCAAGCAGTTCCTGATCCGCGACGGCCTGCTGCTGCGCCCGCTGGGCGGGGCGCTGTCGCAGTTCCGCTCCGGCCTGGACGGCGTGGCCAACAGCCGCGCCTGCGGCTGGAACCGGGCACCCATCGACCGCATGGCCAACCTCAACATCGAGCCGGGCGACCAGTCTCTCGAGCAACTGATCGGAGGCATCGAGCACGGCATCCTGATGCGTACCAACCGTTCCTGGTCCATCGACGATGCGCGCAACAAGTTCCAGTTCGGCTGCGAATGGGGCCAACTGATCGAGAACGGCCAGCTCAAGGGCATCGTCAAGAACCCGAATTACCGCGGCATCTCTGCGCAGTTCTGGCGCAACCTGTCGGCAGTCGGCGACCGCAGCACCTTCCAGGTGCTGGGCACGCCCAACTGCGGCAAGGGCGAACCCAACCAGGTGGTGCGCGTAGGGCACGCCTCGCCGGCCTGCGTGTTCCGCCAGATCGACGTATTCGGAGGAGACGCGTGA